In Aerococcaceae bacterium zg-252, the genomic window GGGTTGTGATAGCTATTGCTATCCCCTACACATTCTTGGTTTGTTCTTTGTTTAGTTTTCAATGAGCTTTCGTTGTCGCTTGTGACAACTCCTATATATTACTCCAAGCTCTTAAGTTTGTCAACATCTTTTTTTAGATTTTTTAAAACTTTTTTTCGCTCGTTCGTGTTCTCTCCTGAGAACTCCCTTATACTATCATCCTTTATGTTGTCAGTCAATACTTTTTTTCGAATTTTTTTAGAAATTTCAAAAAAAATCTTTTCGCCGAGATATTTTTTACGTCAAACTCTATAATATCAGCCGGTTTATTGCCTTAACTCTGATTTGTGTGTTTAACAAATATTGCGAAATTTCTATATAAACTTTATTAATAAAAAATAATCGGAGTCTTTTTCGCAACTCCGATTAATCTATATTTTATTCTAAAATTTCTCTTGCCGCATTTTCTCCAGCTAAATATCCAGAACCATACGCATATCCAAGAGTTCCACCTTCAAAGTATACATACGAATCTCCATATACACCACTTGTATCAGAACCAACAGCATAAAGCCCTTCGATTGCTTTTCCTTGTGCATTCAACACTTGAAGACGGTCATTCACTTCAACTCCACCAAGAGTTCCTAAGAAATTCGCAGCTGATACTTTGACTGCATAAACCGGCCCCTCAATTTTGTCTAAATATTTCGCATCTTTAAAATGGTCTTCATCCTCACCTTTTTCCGCTAATTCATTATAGCGAGCAACTGTTTCCACTAAATGCGTTGCGCCTAATTTTTCTGCTAATTCTTCTATCGAATCTGCTTTAATAATATTTCCTTCGCTAATATGTTTTTCAATATCTTCTGTCATATCATACGGTGTATGTGACGCTTCGTAGCGTGCTGCTGTATCAATTTCACGTCCCACTTCAATAAACTTAGTTGGATTTGTCGCCAATTCTCCTGCGAAAGTATCCGTAAATGCTGCGTATCCTTGCTCTTTCACAACATCAATCATTGTTTGGTCAAAAATTTCATAAGCAAAATTGCCTGGCAACGCACGCATCGCATTAGCTGCTTTAATTGGTTCATAAACAAATGCCTCTTCGTTCATAAAACGATTACCGTCGCTATCAACATGTAACCATGCGTTCCCTAAAGATGCCGCTAGTGGATTACCATGCCCAGTGTTACCTCTATTAACACCATAATGCATCATAATTGCTTTGTTATAATCCGCATCTGCTCCAGCACTTTTAGCCATTTCAATTCCAGTTCCAATATTAGTCGCAATTCGACTTTGTCCATATTGCTCTCCAAATGTTTCAGCTACTTTTTCTTTATTACCACCAAATCCACCAGTTGCTAATATGACACGGTCTGCTTTAATTGTCAGAATTCCACCGTCTTCTTTCTCAGCTTTAATACCTACAACTTTGTCGCCGTCCATAATGATTTCAGTCGCTTTTGTACTATAACGCACTTCTCCTCCTTTTTGGGCCAATGCGTCATGTAAATTCGTAATCGCTTGAACGCCACCTTCTACATATCCATGCAAAGTTGAAGTTGGCATTGTTTGTAAATGTTCGTACACACCACCAGTAGCTGGATGTGCTAAAATCAATTTCGCTCCATTCTCCATTAGCCAATCTACAACATGACCAGAGTTTTTAATAACCCTAGATAGTAAAGCTCCGTTCACTTGATAATTTCCCGTTGTTAAATACTGGTTATAATACCAAGCTGGGTCAACTGTTTTTCCTTGTTCTTTTTGTTGTGTTGAGTCCGTTCCAAATAATCCACCAGCCATTGTCCCTTGACCCATTGGACTTGCAGTCATTTCAACTACAACTACTTTTGCTCCTAATTCAGCTGCTCTCAGTGCTGCCGCAGTACCTGATGCTCCCCCACCAACAACGACAATTTGTGTAGAAATTTCTTCATCTTCTCCTGTTTTGATGACTTCAACTGCTTTTAACGCCTCAACATCGCCACCTGCTTTTGCAACAGCATCTGCTACAGCATCAATAATTGCATTACTTACTTGTGATGCACCTGAAACAACCTCTACACCTAAACTTTGTGACTCTAAAATGTTTGCTGGAATTTTTTCAATCGCACCATTCGCAATTCCGTCTGTCTCATGATGTTCAACCACTTGAATATCCACAATTTTTTCTTCATCTACGGTTACTTCAACTTTCACGACTCCACCATGCCCTTTTGCTTCACCTGTGTATGTTCCAGGTTGATAGGTCGCAGCTTTAACACTAACAACTGATAATGCATGGTTAACATTCGAATAGTTAAACGTTGTTACATTTGCCGCCAATACACTTGCTAAAACTAAACTTGATAGCATTAATCTTTTTTTCATTTCTACATCAAACTCCTTTGCTCATCTTTGAACAAATAAATGATAGAGCTAGGTGCTGCACTCAAGTCAAGATGATTTTTATCTAAATTCATAATATAATATGAGTAAGTATTTTATTTTTTTGAAATAGTTAGGAGTATTTTTAAACGATGAAAGAATTTCAAATTGGTCATTTCGCCAGCAATCTAGGAGTAACACCCGACTTATTAAAGCATTACGAAAAATTCGATTTAATCCAAAGCAAAAGAAACCAAAAGAATCTATATCGTTTCTACGCATTTTCTGACTCTCAAAAAATTTTTGATATTAAAACTTTACAAAATTTCGGCTTTTCACTTGCAGAAATCAAATCCATTCAAAATAATTCTATGCAAAACATCTTAAATATCTACGAACAAAAACGATTGTTAAACGATAACCAATTAACATTACAAACTCGTTTTCAACAAGAATTTAATCAACAAATTGATTGGTTACACAAAATTCAAGTAGATTCAAACTACTCAAATTGGTCTATTCAAACCATTGAGCCGTTTTATTTCATGCAACACACCAAAGGCAAGGCATTCACGATACAATCGGATGAACACCGACACGCTATTAAAGATTGGATTAATTTATTACCTATAACAAAATCCACTGCTAAATTTCACTATGATACACGTGTCACTCAATATGGTTTTTCATTAACAGAATCTGAAATTCAAGCTTTCAACTTACTTTGCGATAATTCGTATACGCAATTGATACCCGAACAAAGATGCTTTTTATACGATTTTGTCATTCAACCTACTCAACTGAAAAATGAAGATTATTTGACTCACATTTTAGCAGCACCAAAGCAATTGCTCGAATCGTTGAATCTAAGTTTAAATTCTGGATACATCCAAACCTTACTCGTCTTTCGAATTGAACAACAACGCTATAGCTTACAACGACTAATCGTTCCTATACACTAAACAAAGAAAACAGTGGGTTGAGGTACAATAAAGGATTACCCAACACCACTGTTTTTATATCATTAACTTTAACACAGCACCGAAATATTCAACACTGACTACAATGCATATTAATGTCCGTATTTATAAGCACCATAATAAAAAGCACTAACAAATATTGCACCACCTGTAACATTTCCACAAAACACTGGAACAAAGTTAATAAATAACTCTCCCCATGTCGCACCACCTTCGAAAATCGCCGCACCAATGACAAAGAAATTAGCGACACTATGCTGAAATCCAATTGCGACAAATGTCATAACAGGGAACCATGTCGCAAGAAATTTTCCTGCATCCGTCTTTGCACCGTAAGTCAACCATAACGCTAATCCCACAAACCAATTACAGCCAATACCGGAAATAAATGCTTGCATTGGAGTAGCAGCAATCTTTGCACCTGCAACGGCTAGCGTTTCATCTAAATAAACACCATTAGCTGTTAGCCCAACAACATGTCCAAAGAAATATGCCACAAACATTGCACCCACAAAATTAGCTGATGTAATGACAAATAAATTTTTTGCGTAATCAATTGGACGAATTTTCCCGTCAAATAATGCTGCCCCAACAGCCATCATATTGCCTGTTACTAATTCTCCTCCAGCCAACAAAATAACCATTAGCCCCACCGGAAATACACACGCACCAATAAATGAAGCAAAACTCCCCCACTCGTGCGCCACCGAAGAAATAACCCGTATATATGCGAGATACCCTAACGAAATCATAGCACCGCCAACAAAGCCTAATATTAATTTAGCATGCAATGCTTTTTGCGTCTTTTTATAGCCTATCTCAATTGTTTTTTCCAATATCTCTTCTGGTGTATACATTCTTATCACACTCCGTTAACTTTTTCACAATATTTATTATAAAAATAATATATTCCATTTTCAATAGCATTCCATAAAATTTTTCACAGAATATCGCAAACCTTCCAAAAATATGCCGAAAAATCCAAAATCCGTCCCCTAGAATCAAGTTAGCAAAAATACGGTATAACACCACCAATGTTATACCGTATTTTGCATTCAAATTTATTCTTTTACCAATAACGCCACACATTCAATACTCGTCGTTTGTGGGAATAAATCAACTGGCTGCACATATTGCAATTGATAACCTGCTTCTGCAAATAATTTACAATCTCGTGCACAAGTAGCTGGATTGCAACTAACATAAACAATGCGTTTAGGTGCTTGCTCAATCGCACTATCAACAAACTGTTTATCCAATCCTTTTCTTGGAGGGTCTACAACAATCACATCAAAATGAACTCCTGTTTCATTCCATTTTGGCAATACATCTTCTGCTTTTCCAACTTCAAAAGTAACATTTTCAACATAATTATACGCTGCATTTTTATTCGCCATTTCAATCGCTTGCGGCACCACTTCCATTGCATATACCCGCTTAGCTTGCTGTGCCAACGGCAAAGTAATCGTTCCAATGCCACAATAAGCATCTAGCACTGTTTCCTGCCCTGTTAAATCAGCTGCTCGAATAGCTTCTTTGTACAGCACTTCTGCTTGTGGTGTATTTACTTGATAGAAAGAATGTGCAGAAATAAAGTATGTATATCCTAGCATACGGTCTTGATAGTATTGTTCTCCCAACAATACTCGACTTTTATCTCCCATAATCACATTCGTTTTCTTATCTTGTCGATTCAATACAACTGACACAACTTCTGGTATTTGCACCATAATTTCTTTCGCAATTTCCAATTCATTTGGTAATGCAGCACCATTTACAACCAATATAACCATTACTTCGCCTGAAACATGTCCACGTTTCACGATAATATGCCGAACTTCTCCTGAATGATTTAATTCATTATATGCTGTAATTTTGAATTTTCTTAGGACATTCCGAATAAGTTGAATCGCTCGGTCAATTTCAGGGTGTTGTATATGAAAATTATTAACTGGAACAAGGTCATGTGTATTTTTTCTAAAAAAGCCGGTTTCTAATTTCCCATTAATCTCTCTCACTGGAATTTGCGCCTTATTACGATAGCCCCAAGGGTGTGCCATGCCTAATGTCATACGGACTGGCACTTGTTTAAATCCACCAATCTTACGAAATGTATTACGCACTGTTTCTTGCTTAAATGCCAATTGCAAGTCATAACTCATATGCTGTAAAGCCATTGTTCCAATCTGACGTCCGACCACATCAATCATCTCTTGACGGTCATAACTCGGATTTTTAATCTCAACTAAACGTACGAAACCAAAATTTTTACCAACTTTCATCACTTTAGCATGAACGATTTCGCCCGGAATTCCACCTTCCACAAAAAAAGCAAATCCTTCTACACGAACAACCCCTAAGCCTTCAGACGTCAAATCTTCTACCAAACCAACAATTTCTTGATTCTTTTTAAATAACTGTTTCATCTACTGTTCCTTCCAACCCATTTTCTCTTATTCAGCATACATTAAAATGCAAGAGATTACCAATATTACAATGCAAAAACAAATAAACAAAATTTACTCGCTTTTTTGACGCCGTTGTCAAATTTGACATTTTTATTTTCTTACGACATTTATCACGTCAAATTTACATCTACAAAGTAGAATCATACTTGTAAATTCAAATAAGAAAGGAGAAGTATTATGGAAGTCGAAGTAACAGTAACCGTTAAAATCAAAATTAAACCGTAATCTTTTTCCAAACTCAAAATAACAACTTACAACGAAAGGGGAGAAAGGTTTTGAATCTTTGGTTTATATCCATTGAAATCAAATGTCCATTTTTTCAGCATAAAATTATTTCCCACGCCTTAAAAATTCTATAATAGTGATAAGGCAAAAAGTCAGATGTTACTATAAATCAAATGAGAACGCCAGTAAATTAGCGTTTTTCATTTGATTTATAGCACTTTTTAAACTTTATTACATAACCTGACTTTCTAAATTCTATAGTGGAACGTTAATACACTCCCCATTCCACAAATAACAACCATTTTGATTAAAAGAATCAATAAACATCATATAGATGCCTAATACTAAAGTAGTTATATTACAACTCTGTCATCATCGAATTTAATTGACCGACAATCAATGTTGCACCAATTAACTCGAAAGACTTAATAATTGTTTGCATATTATCGTAAAAAATTTCTTCCCTATTATCTCTATAATTCAGATAATTAAAAAGAAATTCGGACATCATTTTATGAAGAATATTGGTTTGAGGACGAGTCGTTACATTTTTTATTTTTTCAATATAATAGTATGCTAAATGGAATTCCTTTTGATAAATACAAATTAAAATAAAATTAATTAGAATAGTTAAAATCAGTGCTTGCTTTTCAGAATTCATAATTTCTAAATCTTCTGTCAAAATATTACCTATCATCACTTGATTAGCATCAACACTATATATTATCATCACATTTGCATACAAAGTTAGCTTAAAGTCGTCCCAATTTTCAAGATTAAAAATCTTATTTTTTATTTCAATTTTATCTTGCTCAGAAATAGAATCTATATCTTGGTTAATTATTGCCATTACTATCTTTAACAAAAACATTAAAATTTGTTGTTCCTTATTCGGAAGTTTCGATACACAAATTTGATTTTTTAACCTATTTAAAGCATCAGTATCCATAGCATTATAAGCTTGCGTTATTTCTCGTACCCGTCTGTTAAATTCTAATACTTTATCATTTTTATGATACTTTTCATAAAATGACATCAATTTAATTCCATGTAAGTCCAAAATCTCAAACAAATCTTCAGCTGAAATGCGATGATATCCCTTTTCAACCTTAGAATAATAGGAAGTCGTTAAAACATTTGCTGCCATTTCTTGCTGCGTTAAACCTAAAGAACGCCGATAACTTCTTAAAACTTCTCCTATTTCCATACTCTCTCCTGTTCTAGCTCATTCAGATTAGTTTTTTGCACTTATACCCTTAAATTCAAAGAACCACCTAATTTATTAACCGTTTACAATCCATGAAACATCGACTTTAACTGTTCTACAACTGATGTTGCATCAATCAACTCGAATGAGGTAATGATATGCATCATATTTTCATAAAAAACAGTTTCCTTTTTCTCTTTATATTCTAAAAAATTATGATAAAACTCATTCATTAATTTGTGCACTACATTTATTTGTGGACGAGTCGTCACAGATTTTATCTTTTTGATATAATAACGTGCTAAATTATACTCTTTATTATAAAAACAAATCATTATAAAGTTTATTAAAATAGATAAAACCTTAGCTTGTTTAGCTGAACTCATCTTTTCCAAATCTTCTAATAAAATACTCCCTATCATCGACTGATTAGCTTCAATATCATATATAACCATTATATTGGCATATAAAGATAACTTATATTCGCTCCAATTTTCTAAATCAAAAATTTTATTTTTCATCTCGATTTTATCTTGTTCCGAAATGGAATCAAAATCTTGACTTATCATCGCACTAAATGCCTTTAATAAAAAACGCAATCGCTGTTGCTCATCTTTTGATAGTTTGCTCTGCAACAATTTGTTTTCTACATCATCTAATAAATTACTATCCAACTTATAATACGCTTGGAATAATTGATGCATCAGTCGATTATATTGCGATTCATTCTTATTTTCCTGATACTTTTCATAAAATGACATCAATTTAATTCCATGTAAGTCCAAAATCTCAAACAAATCTTCAGCTGAAATGCGATGATATCCCTTTTCAACCTTAGAATAATAGGAAGTCGTTAAAATATTTGCTGCCATTTCTTGCTGCGTTAAACCTAAAGAACGCCGATAACTTCTTAAAACTTCTCCTATTTCCATAATCTCTCTCCTATTCTGGCTCATTCAGATTGACTTTTGCACTTCGCATTAACTCTTCTTCATTTTGTCAAATATGACATTTTGGCCCTGTTTTTCAAAAGTATATATTATTATAAATTTAAAATCAACGAAATGAGGAATACGAATGAAACGGATATTTTTAACTTTTTGGCGTGAGTTTAGCAAAGTTTCTCTGATATTAATCATACTTAGTTTATGCCGGATTGCGTCTAGTTTTTTACAAGGGAATATACTTAATAATTTGGTCAATTTAAACTTCTCACAATTTACATATAGTATTTCCTTATTGTTCGCCACTTTTATCTTATTATTACTAACTACCTATATTCAAATTCGGTACCAAGCTACTACTACTCAAAAAATTGCGACAAAATTACGGACGAATATTATGGATTCTGTCACAAATGTTTCCTATTCAACTTATCACGAACGAACTAGTGGAACCTATGTATCTTGGCTTTCCAATGACATTCAGCAAATTGAAGACCGAGCCATCGAACCGAGTTACGACTTAATCGCTGGTATATTATCAACGAGTATCTCTATCATCGCACTTTTTACTATCCATTGGTCATTGATTGTACTAACTTTAACCGAGACAATCTTACTATTACAATTACCTAAACTATTTCACCAAGAATTAGGAGAAAAATCATTAGCTGTTAGCCAAGAAAATGAACAATTCATCTCAAAAGTTAGCGATTATTTTTCAGGTTATGACACCCTATATGCTTTTCAGCGACTACCGTATATCCGTAAGAAAGTACACGATGACTCCGTCTTACTCGGTAACACAAAACGTCATTATGCTAAATCTTACGGAAAAATCGCAATCGCAGGTGGGCTTGGTAATATTATCAGCCAAGTATCCATTATGGCTTTAACCGGTTATTTAGCTTATAACCAACATATTAGTATCGGTATGATTATTACAGCCGGGGGACTTGGTTCAACAATCTTTAATACCATAGGTACACTCAGCCAATATATTGCTACTATTCAAAGCGTTCAGCCAATCTTAGATAAATTCGATGCTTTAGAGGCTCAAAAACAAGAACGAATCGCAACTTCATCAATTGAAGAAACTCAAAACACGATTTTTGAATTGAAAGATTTAAACTTTGCTTACGACTCAAACAAAATACTTAATCAGCTCAATTTTACATTCGAAAAAAATAAAAAATATGCCATAATTGGAAAAAGTGGTAGTGGTAAATCCACTTTAGTCGACATATTAACCGGAAAAATCAGCAATTATTCCGGCTCTGTCCTATTTTTCAACCACGAAGTGAACACGCTATCCAACACTGATATTTTTAATAAGATTTTGTATATCGACCAAAATCCACATGTTTTCAACGACACTATTCGCAATAATTTGTGCCTTGGCGACACCTATTCAGACGAGCAATTGATTACGGCTCTCAAAACAGTTGATTTAGCTGATTTACTATCAACCTTACCGAATCATTTAGATACTTTAATTGGAGAAAATGGTACTACCCTATCCGGTGGTCAGTTACAACGCATTGCACTTGCCAGAGGAATACTGCGTAATCAAAACATTATCATTCTTGATGAAAGCACATCAAAATTAGATTCTAAAACTGCTCTCCAAATTGAAAAGCAGTTAATCGGCAATGACAATCTATCCATTATCATGATTTCGCATCATCTAGACGATACAATTATTCAATCACTTGACGGCATTCTTCAATTATAATACCTGCCACTTAAAAAAACTGTGCGTAACAACACTTCAGTTGCCACGCACAGTTTCCTTTTGTTCTATTTTCCTACCTTAAATTTCAATTTAAACGCAATATCAGTTGGTGATAATAAAGTCACTCGTAATTGAATGTCTGCAGACTGGGCAACAGCTTGTGCAATGGACAAC contains:
- a CDS encoding FAD-dependent oxidoreductase; the protein is MKKRLMLSSLVLASVLAANVTTFNYSNVNHALSVVSVKAATYQPGTYTGEAKGHGGVVKVEVTVDEEKIVDIQVVEHHETDGIANGAIEKIPANILESQSLGVEVVSGASQVSNAIIDAVADAVAKAGGDVEALKAVEVIKTGEDEEISTQIVVVGGGASGTAAALRAAELGAKVVVVEMTASPMGQGTMAGGLFGTDSTQQKEQGKTVDPAWYYNQYLTTGNYQVNGALLSRVIKNSGHVVDWLMENGAKLILAHPATGGVYEHLQTMPTSTLHGYVEGGVQAITNLHDALAQKGGEVRYSTKATEIIMDGDKVVGIKAEKEDGGILTIKADRVILATGGFGGNKEKVAETFGEQYGQSRIATNIGTGIEMAKSAGADADYNKAIMMHYGVNRGNTGHGNPLAASLGNAWLHVDSDGNRFMNEEAFVYEPIKAANAMRALPGNFAYEIFDQTMIDVVKEQGYAAFTDTFAGELATNPTKFIEVGREIDTAARYEASHTPYDMTEDIEKHISEGNIIKADSIEELAEKLGATHLVETVARYNELAEKGEDEDHFKDAKYLDKIEGPVYAVKVSAANFLGTLGGVEVNDRLQVLNAQGKAIEGLYAVGSDTSGVYGDSYVYFEGGTLGYAYGSGYLAGENAAREILE
- a CDS encoding MerR family transcriptional regulator, translating into MKEFQIGHFASNLGVTPDLLKHYEKFDLIQSKRNQKNLYRFYAFSDSQKIFDIKTLQNFGFSLAEIKSIQNNSMQNILNIYEQKRLLNDNQLTLQTRFQQEFNQQIDWLHKIQVDSNYSNWSIQTIEPFYFMQHTKGKAFTIQSDEHRHAIKDWINLLPITKSTAKFHYDTRVTQYGFSLTESEIQAFNLLCDNSYTQLIPEQRCFLYDFVIQPTQLKNEDYLTHILAAPKQLLESLNLSLNSGYIQTLLVFRIEQQRYSLQRLIVPIH
- a CDS encoding formate/nitrite transporter family protein, with protein sequence MYTPEEILEKTIEIGYKKTQKALHAKLILGFVGGAMISLGYLAYIRVISSVAHEWGSFASFIGACVFPVGLMVILLAGGELVTGNMMAVGAALFDGKIRPIDYAKNLFVITSANFVGAMFVAYFFGHVVGLTANGVYLDETLAVAGAKIAATPMQAFISGIGCNWFVGLALWLTYGAKTDAGKFLATWFPVMTFVAIGFQHSVANFFVIGAAIFEGGATWGELFINFVPVFCGNVTGGAIFVSAFYYGAYKYGH
- the rlmD gene encoding 23S rRNA (uracil(1939)-C(5))-methyltransferase RlmD: MKQLFKKNQEIVGLVEDLTSEGLGVVRVEGFAFFVEGGIPGEIVHAKVMKVGKNFGFVRLVEIKNPSYDRQEMIDVVGRQIGTMALQHMSYDLQLAFKQETVRNTFRKIGGFKQVPVRMTLGMAHPWGYRNKAQIPVREINGKLETGFFRKNTHDLVPVNNFHIQHPEIDRAIQLIRNVLRKFKITAYNELNHSGEVRHIIVKRGHVSGEVMVILVVNGAALPNELEIAKEIMVQIPEVVSVVLNRQDKKTNVIMGDKSRVLLGEQYYQDRMLGYTYFISAHSFYQVNTPQAEVLYKEAIRAADLTGQETVLDAYCGIGTITLPLAQQAKRVYAMEVVPQAIEMANKNAAYNYVENVTFEVGKAEDVLPKWNETGVHFDVIVVDPPRKGLDKQFVDSAIEQAPKRIVYVSCNPATCARDCKLFAEAGYQLQYVQPVDLFPQTTSIECVALLVKE
- a CDS encoding helix-turn-helix domain-containing protein; its protein translation is MEIGEVLRSYRRSLGLTQQEMAANVLTTSYYSKVEKGYHRISAEDLFEILDLHGIKLMSFYEKYHKNDKVLEFNRRVREITQAYNAMDTDALNRLKNQICVSKLPNKEQQILMFLLKIVMAIINQDIDSISEQDKIEIKNKIFNLENWDDFKLTLYANVMIIYSVDANQVMIGNILTEDLEIMNSEKQALILTILINFILICIYQKEFHLAYYYIEKIKNVTTRPQTNILHKMMSEFLFNYLNYRDNREEIFYDNMQTIIKSFELIGATLIVGQLNSMMTEL
- a CDS encoding helix-turn-helix domain-containing protein, which translates into the protein MEIGEVLRSYRRSLGLTQQEMAANILTTSYYSKVEKGYHRISAEDLFEILDLHGIKLMSFYEKYQENKNESQYNRLMHQLFQAYYKLDSNLLDDVENKLLQSKLSKDEQQRLRFLLKAFSAMISQDFDSISEQDKIEMKNKIFDLENWSEYKLSLYANIMVIYDIEANQSMIGSILLEDLEKMSSAKQAKVLSILINFIMICFYNKEYNLARYYIKKIKSVTTRPQINVVHKLMNEFYHNFLEYKEKKETVFYENMMHIITSFELIDATSVVEQLKSMFHGL
- a CDS encoding ABC transporter ATP-binding protein; translated protein: MKRIFLTFWREFSKVSLILIILSLCRIASSFLQGNILNNLVNLNFSQFTYSISLLFATFILLLLTTYIQIRYQATTTQKIATKLRTNIMDSVTNVSYSTYHERTSGTYVSWLSNDIQQIEDRAIEPSYDLIAGILSTSISIIALFTIHWSLIVLTLTETILLLQLPKLFHQELGEKSLAVSQENEQFISKVSDYFSGYDTLYAFQRLPYIRKKVHDDSVLLGNTKRHYAKSYGKIAIAGGLGNIISQVSIMALTGYLAYNQHISIGMIITAGGLGSTIFNTIGTLSQYIATIQSVQPILDKFDALEAQKQERIATSSIEETQNTIFELKDLNFAYDSNKILNQLNFTFEKNKKYAIIGKSGSGKSTLVDILTGKISNYSGSVLFFNHEVNTLSNTDIFNKILYIDQNPHVFNDTIRNNLCLGDTYSDEQLITALKTVDLADLLSTLPNHLDTLIGENGTTLSGGQLQRIALARGILRNQNIIILDESTSKLDSKTALQIEKQLIGNDNLSIIMISHHLDDTIIQSLDGILQL